DNA sequence from the Parasphaerochaeta coccoides DSM 17374 genome:
GGAGCCTGGAAGCTGGGATACGGGTCAGGAACTGGCTTCTTTCCCTCCATCTCATCGGTGATTCCCTGCCTCCGGGTATTCTGGATGCCATGGAAAATTCGCTTCGACAGCACATGCAGTACCTTGTGGACGCGCACGATACTTTCCATGAGATATCCAACTGGGGAGTCCTTCAAGACGAAGGGTTGTTCCTTCTGGCCGTCTATTTTCAAAATGATGGATTGCGGAAGGTCGCCCTTGACCGCCTGGTACGCAACATGAGTCTGGCAGTCTTCGCTGATGGTTCACACTGGGAACAAAGTCCAATGTATACAGGAGAAGTCCTGGGAGCTTATCTGTCCGTTGTCAATGTCGCCTGCCAGCAAGAGATTCCCCTGCCTCCGGATTTTGCCCGGAGAACGGAGCTTATGGCGGTAGCATTTTCCTACTTCATGAAAAAAGATGGTATGCTCTATACTCATGGTGATACCGATGCAATCAATGCTTGTGACCTGATGGCATTTGCCGCTGCCGTTACCGGAAACCCCGGACTCAAAGCCATTGCCGGTGACGACGGCGCCGACTTATATCCTTTCTTCTGTTCTCCTGCCCAAGTCACGGCTTATGATGCCCTGGAACCCCAGCTTCAGAGAATGAGCGTTTCCCTTCCAGACAGCGGCCATTTCTTTTTACGGGGAAAACACCTCGATGTCCATTTTTCCTGCGGTTCCCTTGGCAGCGGACATGGACATGCCGACCTCCTGCATGTGGATGTCTCATATGAAGGAGAGGATGTATGGGTGGATTCCGGACGGTACACGTACAGGGATATTCCCATCAGATGGGAGCTGAAAGGCGCGTTGGCTCATAACACTCCTGTAATCGGGAACCAATCGTTTACAGAACCCACCGGAACCTGGTCATTCGGTCGCGTCGCCCTTCCAGTAAAGAAATCCATCCGGACGGAAAAGGACATGGATTGCGCATCAGGCGGGCATCTGGGCTATCTGGTTTCCCATGGCATATATGTGGAACGGAAAGTACTGCGTCTGGGCGAACATGTGGTTGTCGTGGTGGATATATTCCACTGCCCTTCTTCCACTGACACTACTGACACTACTGACACGGTGGTGACATCTTCATTCCATTTTCATCCTGACATCCGGCTTAATTCTGACATCCTCCTTGATCCTGACACCAGGCTTGAACAAGGGGCTGTATTCGGCATTTCAGGCAGAACCGTTTCAGGCAACATGGCGTTGATCCGTCACGGAAGCGTGACACTGGAAAACGCACCATATTCTCCGGCATACAATGAAATCACTGAAGGTTCTGTGATACGCAGCATGACGCATCTGAATCGTTCCATGGTTCAGGCCGCCGTCTTGTCGCTCTCATTGACTGATGACCTCCGACCTCTTGCTGTAAGCACCCGACCGGTGACCTTTGCACGGAAGCAGACGGAACTGGACGACAGGCTGTCCCTGGGAATGGCCATAAGCTATGGTTCGGATGAATATACAGTGATGGTAGTGGAAGAAGATTTAATCGGTGAAGTTGACCTATACCGTTGCAACGGACAGGAAGGCTATGGGAGAGTTCAGGTCTTCATTGGCACATCGCCCCATGGCACATGTCTGGAATGGTGAACCATCATGGGAATACCTTCCATTACCGACTAACGATGAAAGAAACCTCTATGTCCTTGCCTGCGCGGATACGGTAGGCGGGAGCGACATCTCTTCCTTCTGGACAACTGTCCCGGCCACCGGAAGCCAATATCATTCCGGCAAAAGAGACATAAAGAGATACTGGAGGGTACTAAAAGGTGCTAGAGGAAGTTTGCTATCGTTGACACTTCCCTATCGATGTTTTACTATCGACATCAGATGCCATTGAGATATATGGTAAAGGAGTAAAACATGGGATTGTTTGACCTGACAGGGAAAAAAGCGATAGTCACCGGAGCATCTTCCGGTCTCGGTGTTCAGTTTGCCTTGGCATTGGCACGGCAGGGAGCTGATGTAGCCGTCGTCGCCCGCCGTGTCGAGAAGTTGCAGGATGTACA
Encoded proteins:
- a CDS encoding alginate lyase family protein, which gives rise to MKIWLNDPKSIMGMIRSRKPELVSSTCADADLAADGIFTFTARWDMERCTDPVQFPGKPDWTYRHGDDDEWLYQMNRHGFLPVLAKAYGYTGDLRYKTSFIHLISDWISSCPLCPESRKTTWRSLEAGIRVRNWLLSLHLIGDSLPPGILDAMENSLRQHMQYLVDAHDTFHEISNWGVLQDEGLFLLAVYFQNDGLRKVALDRLVRNMSLAVFADGSHWEQSPMYTGEVLGAYLSVVNVACQQEIPLPPDFARRTELMAVAFSYFMKKDGMLYTHGDTDAINACDLMAFAAAVTGNPGLKAIAGDDGADLYPFFCSPAQVTAYDALEPQLQRMSVSLPDSGHFFLRGKHLDVHFSCGSLGSGHGHADLLHVDVSYEGEDVWVDSGRYTYRDIPIRWELKGALAHNTPVIGNQSFTEPTGTWSFGRVALPVKKSIRTEKDMDCASGGHLGYLVSHGIYVERKVLRLGEHVVVVVDIFHCPSSTDTTDTTDTVVTSSFHFHPDIRLNSDILLDPDTRLEQGAVFGISGRTVSGNMALIRHGSVTLENAPYSPAYNEITEGSVIRSMTHLNRSMVQAAVLSLSLTDDLRPLAVSTRPVTFARKQTELDDRLSLGMAISYGSDEYTVMVVEEDLIGEVDLYRCNGQEGYGRVQVFIGTSPHGTCLEW